A region of the Anaerolineae bacterium genome:
GGCTGCCCAAACTGTGGGTTGAACTTCAAGACGAGGCCAATCTGCCGGGCCACCGGGCCAGCCGGGTTATCTCCAATTTAGGGGGCGGACGACAAAAAAGCTGGCACATCCGCACGCCCTGTTATCAACGGGGACGTTTCACCCTGGGACCCCTGGTGATCTCCAGCGGCGACCCCTTTGGTCTATTTTTGTTCAGCAAACACCTGCCGCATTTTACCTCGCCGGTGGTGGTTTATCCGATGACTTATGACCTGCCTGCTTTTTATCCCCCGGTAGGCGAGCAGACGGGCGGCGAGGCGGCGCACCGGCGCACGCACTATGTCACCACCAATGTCTCCGGCATTCGGGATTATGTGTTTGGCGATAGCTTCAATCGCATCCACTGGCCCAGCACCGCCCGCAATAATCGGATTATGGTGAAAGAGTTTGAATTAGACCCTATGGCCGACGTGTGGGTTTTTTTGGACATGGAACGCGGGGTTCAGGCCGGTTTGAGTTATAAAGAAATCCCTCCGCCCCCGCTGCCCCAGGTGCATTGGGAAAAACTGCCGGAGTTCAAATTGCCGCCCAGCACCGAGGAATACGGCGTTGCCATCGCCGCCTCGGTGTGCAAACATTTTTTGGCCCAAAACCGGGCCGTGGGCCTGATTACCTACGCCAAGGCCCACCACCGCGAGATAGCCCAGAGCGACCGGGGAGAACGACAACTGACCCGCATTTACGAGATGCTGGCGGTAACGCAAGCGCACGGCATGATTCCGCTGGCCGAGGTATTGGCCGCCGAAACCTTGCGCTTCAATCGCAACACCACCCTGGTCATTATCACTGCCGCCGCCAATCCCGAGTGGGTGAGCGTGGCGCATCATCTGATGAGTCGCGGCGTGCGGGTGACGGCCGTGGTCATCAATCCGGCCAGCTTTGGCGCGCTCCACACTTCATTAGACGTGGAAGTGGAACTGACGGCCAGCCATATCCCCCACTACGTTGTCCACCAGGGCGACGCGCTGGAGCAAGCCCTGGCTTACGCCCGTTCCGGCAGAAAATTTTAACCAGGAGATACCGACCAGAAAATGTCCAGCTCAGAAATCATCGTGGTAGACGACGACCCGGTGGCCCTCCGCCTGTTGACCCGCATCATCGAAATGGCCGGCTACAGCGCGGCCACCGCCAGAAACGGTCAGGAAGCCTTAGAAAAGGTCCAGGCCTTGCAGCCCGCCCTGGTGTTGCTTGACCTGACCATGCCCAAAATTGACGGTTTGCAAGTTTGCCAACAAATCCGCAACAACGCCGGCCTGGCCCACCAACCCTACATCATCATGCTCACCGCCAGGGACCAGGCCGCAGATTATCGCCAGGCGGAACAAATTGGGGTGAATGAATTTATCAACAAACCTTATGACCCGGCCAAAATTTCTGCCCGCGTGC
Encoded here:
- a CDS encoding DUF58 domain-containing protein, translating into MRNLERSWVLLLMWLASLIATLTVGGALFFSLTYLFTAILVFSFLWAWLNVHWLRITRHIRNRHVQVGNFIEERFVLENTGWLPKLWVELQDEANLPGHRASRVISNLGGGRQKSWHIRTPCYQRGRFTLGPLVISSGDPFGLFLFSKHLPHFTSPVVVYPMTYDLPAFYPPVGEQTGGEAAHRRTHYVTTNVSGIRDYVFGDSFNRIHWPSTARNNRIMVKEFELDPMADVWVFLDMERGVQAGLSYKEIPPPPLPQVHWEKLPEFKLPPSTEEYGVAIAASVCKHFLAQNRAVGLITYAKAHHREIAQSDRGERQLTRIYEMLAVTQAHGMIPLAEVLAAETLRFNRNTTLVIITAAANPEWVSVAHHLMSRGVRVTAVVINPASFGALHTSLDVEVELTASHIPHYVVHQGDALEQALAYARSGRKF
- a CDS encoding response regulator, which translates into the protein MSSSEIIVVDDDPVALRLLTRIIEMAGYSAATARNGQEALEKVQALQPALVLLDLTMPKIDGLQVCQQIRNNAGLAHQPYIIMLTARDQAADYRQAEQIGVNEFINKPYDPAKISARVQTILGLRVQK